Proteins from a single region of Erythrobacter sp.:
- a CDS encoding molybdopterin-dependent oxidoreductase, with protein MVDLPRRSLLAGIAALGATACSKINESETTRSLFAAAEDGHRAIHRALAGKQGLAPEYSRAERSPSFKGNGSVTVTDPFYQDQLAKGFPDWKLEVRGAVDQPLALTLADIRALPQRTQITRQDCVEGWSAIGEWTGVQLSVLLDAARVRKEANFIVFRCADTLYNNPYYESIDMVDAYHPQTIIAHALNGEPLPEKNGAPLRMRIERQLGYKHAKYVQVIEAVESFADIGKGGGGFWEDYAGYQWYAGI; from the coding sequence ATGGTTGATCTGCCGCGCCGTTCGCTGCTCGCCGGGATAGCCGCCTTGGGCGCTACCGCCTGTTCCAAGATCAACGAGAGCGAGACGACCCGCAGCCTGTTTGCAGCGGCCGAGGACGGGCACCGCGCCATCCACCGCGCGCTGGCGGGCAAGCAGGGGCTGGCCCCCGAATACAGCCGTGCCGAGCGCTCGCCCAGCTTCAAGGGCAATGGTTCGGTAACGGTGACCGATCCGTTCTATCAGGACCAGCTCGCCAAGGGCTTTCCGGACTGGAAGCTGGAGGTGCGCGGGGCGGTCGATCAGCCGCTCGCTCTCACCCTCGCCGACATCCGCGCCCTGCCCCAGCGCACCCAGATCACCCGCCAAGATTGTGTCGAGGGCTGGAGCGCGATCGGCGAATGGACCGGGGTGCAGCTATCCGTGCTGCTCGATGCGGCCAGGGTGCGCAAAGAGGCGAACTTCATCGTCTTTCGCTGCGCCGATACGCTCTACAACAACCCCTATTACGAGAGCATCGATATGGTCGATGCCTATCACCCGCAGACCATCATCGCCCATGCGCTGAACGGCGAGCCCCTGCCCGAAAAGAACGGCGCACCGCTGCGCATGCGGATCGAGCGGCAGCTGGGATACAAGCACGCCAAATATGTGCAGGTGATCGAGGCGGTCGAAAGCTTCGCCGACATCGGCAAGGGCGGCGGCGGGTTCTGGGAGGATTATGCCGGCTACCAGTGGTATGCGGGTATCTAG
- a CDS encoding septal ring lytic transglycosylase RlpA family protein, protein MTSLTARTLRNALIAGGLGLAPLAASTAATPSDGALPLEASAEIAAATEMMPLVAAPVAAPAESQPVEMEAETGTAIGSGSASYYASKFHGRRTASGEAFDNGAMTAAHRSLPFGSLVRVTNPANGRSVVVRINDRGPFSRGRLIDVSRAAAEELGIVARGHGTVELALLES, encoded by the coding sequence ATGACCAGCCTGACGGCACGGACCCTGCGCAACGCGCTGATCGCGGGCGGGCTTGGCCTTGCCCCGCTAGCCGCATCGACTGCTGCGACCCCGTCCGATGGCGCGCTCCCGCTCGAAGCCAGCGCCGAGATTGCTGCCGCCACCGAAATGATGCCGCTCGTCGCCGCGCCTGTTGCTGCTCCGGCAGAAAGCCAGCCGGTCGAAATGGAAGCCGAAACCGGCACCGCGATCGGCAGCGGCAGCGCGTCCTATTACGCCAGCAAGTTCCACGGTCGCCGCACCGCCAGCGGCGAAGCCTTCGACAATGGCGCGATGACCGCCGCACACCGTTCCCTGCCCTTCGGCAGCCTCGTGCGCGTCACCAACCCCGCCAATGGCCGCAGCGTCGTGGTGCGCATCAATGACCGCGGCCCCTTCAGCCGCGGCCGGTTGATCGACGTCAGCCGCGCAGCCGCCGAGGAACTCGGCATCGTCGCGCGCGGCCACGGCACGGTCGAGCTCGCACTGCTCGAAAGCTAG
- a CDS encoding DUF1801 domain-containing protein yields MSEAKTTITDQAVGDFIAAVEPEAKRADALVLDAMFRRVTGQAPKMWGPTIIGYGEYRTTYESGRDVHWMRSGFSPRKAKHSLYLMGGYCDDITAAGRAQMLARLGKYSTGKSCLYINKLADVDLGVLEEIVAADWETMLRLFPES; encoded by the coding sequence ATGAGCGAGGCCAAGACCACGATCACCGATCAGGCGGTGGGAGACTTCATTGCCGCTGTCGAACCCGAGGCCAAGCGCGCCGATGCGCTTGTGCTTGACGCGATGTTCCGCCGGGTGACGGGGCAGGCGCCGAAGATGTGGGGGCCGACGATCATCGGTTACGGCGAGTACCGCACGACCTATGAGAGCGGGCGCGATGTCCACTGGATGCGCAGCGGCTTCAGCCCGAGGAAGGCGAAGCACTCGCTTTATCTGATGGGTGGCTATTGCGACGATATCACCGCTGCGGGGCGTGCGCAGATGCTTGCGCGGCTGGGCAAGTATTCGACCGGCAAGAGCTGTCTCTACATCAACAAGCTGGCTGACGTGGACCTCGGCGTGTTGGAAGAGATCGTCGCGGCCGACTGGGAAACCATGCTCAGGCTGTTTCCCGAAAGCTAG
- a CDS encoding argininosuccinate synthase produces MAQPQKVVLAYSGGLDTSVIAKWLSVERGLEVVTFTADLGQGEEIEPARAKAKAMGIPDDHIFIEDLREEFVRDFVFPMMRANARYEGDYLLGTSIARPLISKRLVEIAHQTGADFIAHGATGKGNDQVRFELSAYALDPDIKVIAPWREWDLTSRTALIAWAEAHQIQVPKDKRGESPFSTDANLLHTSSEGKVLEDPWQETPDYVYSRTVNPEDAPDVPEYITVDFEKGDGVALNGETMSPATLLAALNDLGRKHGIGRLDLVENRFVGMKSRGMYETPGGEIYARAHRGIEQITLDRGAAHLKDELMPRYAELIYNGFWFSPEREMLQAAIDHSQDKVTGTVRLKLYKGLASVVGRKSPYSLYSEAHVTFEDDAGAYDQKDAEGFIKLNGLRLRLLARRNRDA; encoded by the coding sequence ATGGCCCAGCCCCAGAAAGTCGTCCTCGCCTATTCGGGCGGCCTCGATACCAGCGTCATCGCCAAGTGGCTGAGCGTCGAGCGTGGCCTCGAAGTGGTGACCTTCACCGCCGATCTCGGCCAGGGCGAGGAAATCGAGCCCGCGCGCGCCAAGGCCAAGGCGATGGGCATCCCTGATGATCACATCTTCATCGAGGACCTGCGCGAGGAATTCGTGCGCGATTTCGTCTTCCCGATGATGCGCGCCAATGCCCGCTATGAAGGCGACTACCTGCTCGGCACCTCGATTGCCCGCCCGCTGATCTCCAAGCGCCTGGTCGAGATCGCGCACCAGACCGGCGCGGACTTCATCGCTCACGGCGCGACCGGCAAGGGCAATGATCAGGTGCGCTTCGAACTCAGCGCCTATGCGCTCGATCCGGACATCAAGGTGATCGCTCCGTGGCGCGAATGGGATCTGACCAGCCGCACCGCGCTGATCGCATGGGCCGAGGCGCACCAGATCCAGGTGCCCAAGGACAAGCGCGGCGAAAGCCCCTTCTCGACCGACGCGAACCTCCTGCACACTTCCTCGGAAGGCAAGGTGCTGGAAGACCCGTGGCAGGAGACGCCCGACTACGTCTATTCGCGCACGGTCAATCCGGAAGACGCGCCGGATGTGCCCGAATACATCACCGTCGATTTCGAAAAGGGTGACGGCGTTGCCCTGAACGGCGAGACGATGAGCCCCGCCACCCTGCTCGCCGCGCTCAACGATCTGGGGCGCAAGCACGGCATCGGCCGGCTCGATCTGGTCGAGAACCGCTTTGTCGGCATGAAGAGCCGCGGGATGTACGAGACCCCGGGCGGCGAGATCTATGCCCGCGCGCACCGCGGGATCGAGCAGATCACGCTGGATCGCGGCGCAGCGCATCTCAAGGACGAGCTGATGCCGCGCTATGCCGAGCTGATCTATAACGGCTTCTGGTTCTCGCCCGAGCGCGAGATGCTGCAGGCGGCGATCGACCACAGCCAGGACAAGGTCACCGGCACGGTGCGCCTGAAGCTCTACAAGGGGCTCGCGAGTGTGGTCGGCCGCAAGTCGCCCTATTCGCTCTATTCCGAGGCCCATGTGACATTCGAGGATGATGCCGGGGCCTACGACCAGAAGGACGCGGAAGGCTTCATCAAGCTCAACGGCCTGCGCCTGCGTCTGCTTGCGCGCCGCAACCGGGACGCCTGA
- a CDS encoding IS630 family transposase (programmed frameshift), with protein sequence MARTLSQDLRDRVVAAIDGGLSCHAAAARFGVSVSSAIRWRRRALEHGRAVAKPRGGDRHSGKIEAHGGFIRELIAEQGDMTLVEVQARLIERGALVGIGTVHRFFVRHGITPQKKTGHAIEQDRPDVLRQRQHWFDGQIDLEPERLVFIDETWTATNMTRSHGRCPKGERLRMGFPHGHRKTTTLVAGLRMTGMVAPMVLDGPINGDWFEAYVAQVVVPELQPGDVVIMDNLSSHKRAAVKERIEAAGATLRFLPPYSPDFNPIEKAFSRLKAMLRKAGERTVSGLWDLIGRLVDIFQPAECANYFKSCGYEPE encoded by the exons ATGGCACGAACGCTTTCACAGGATCTTCGGGACAGGGTCGTTGCAGCGATTGATGGCGGCCTGAGCTGCCACGCGGCGGCGGCGCGCTTTGGGGTCAGCGTGTCGAGCGCGATCCGCTGGCGGCGAAGAGCGCTTGAGCATGGCCGGGCCGTTGCCAAGCCGCGCGGCGGTGACCGGCATTCAGGCAAGATCGAAGCGCACGGCGGCTTCATTCGGGAGCTGATCGCCGAGCAAGGCGACATGACCCTGGTCGAGGTTCAGGCGCGGCTGATCGAGCGTGGGGCCCTGGTCGGTATCGGCACGGTGCATCGCTTCTTCGTGCGTCACGGGATCACGC CGCAAAAAAAGACCGGCCACGCGATCGAGCAGGACCGTCCCGACGTCCTGAGGCAACGGCAGCATTGGTTCGACGGCCAGATCGATCTCGAACCCGAACGCCTCGTCTTCATCGACGAGACGTGGACCGCCACCAACATGACCCGCAGCCATGGCCGCTGCCCGAAGGGCGAGCGGCTGCGGATGGGCTTCCCGCACGGCCACCGCAAGACCACCACGCTGGTCGCGGGACTGCGAATGACCGGCATGGTCGCGCCGATGGTGCTGGACGGGCCGATCAACGGCGACTGGTTCGAAGCCTATGTGGCGCAGGTTGTGGTGCCCGAGTTGCAACCCGGTGACGTGGTCATCATGGACAACCTCTCGAGCCACAAACGGGCGGCAGTGAAGGAAAGGATCGAAGCGGCCGGTGCAACGCTGCGCTTCCTCCCGCCATACAGCCCGGACTTCAACCCTATCGAGAAGGCATTCTCCCGGCTCAAAGCCATGCTCCGCAAGGCGGGTGAGCGAACCGTCAGCGGGTTGTGGGACTTGATCGGCCGGCTCGTCGACATCTTCCAGCCTGCCGAATGCGCCAATTACTTCAAATCTTGCGGATATGAGCCGGAATGA
- a CDS encoding sodium:solute symporter family transporter has translation MLLAAWAGRGAKSDADYLVAGRSLGPFAVGMSLFATWFASESLIATSSEVASSGLAGARTEPFAYALGILAIALFFAYRLRSGGYITIADFLRARFGEGTEVLAAGVIAISATTWSAAQLFAFATIIDTASALDFTTALVGATLLVMTYTMFGGLAGDVVTDMIQGLMIVAAMAILGWLMIDAHGGITAAVASVPREAWTFSLPGESWVAWAELWLVPIAGTMVSQEALSRTLAARSPEVARKGALTGAAIYLVVGLVPVSFGLFGPSLAPMLGVDLPTDETFLPTLAEALFPAWLHIVFTGALLSAILSSVDSALLAVSAVATESGYRRFNPAASPRTMLHAARGATLVAGVIAALVAASGESLRDLVLDAGAVAAVLAVPIIMGLAGRGAGTRAGMAAIIVQATLLVVLDWWLGIEGAFLWMIAAGFASFAAVTLAARRRPETPATPA, from the coding sequence GTGCTGCTTGCCGCCTGGGCAGGACGCGGAGCGAAATCCGATGCCGACTATCTCGTCGCGGGCCGCTCGCTCGGGCCCTTTGCCGTCGGGATGAGCCTGTTTGCGACATGGTTCGCCTCCGAAAGCCTGATCGCCACCTCCTCCGAAGTGGCCAGCAGCGGCCTTGCCGGCGCGCGCACCGAGCCCTTTGCCTATGCCCTCGGCATCCTCGCCATCGCGCTGTTCTTTGCCTATCGGCTGCGCAGCGGCGGCTACATCACCATCGCCGATTTCCTGCGCGCCCGCTTCGGCGAGGGGACCGAGGTGCTCGCTGCGGGTGTGATCGCAATCAGCGCCACCACCTGGTCGGCCGCCCAGCTCTTTGCCTTTGCCACCATCATCGACACCGCCTCGGCGCTCGATTTCACCACCGCGCTGGTGGGCGCAACCTTGCTGGTGATGACCTACACGATGTTCGGCGGCCTCGCGGGCGATGTGGTGACAGACATGATTCAGGGCCTGATGATCGTCGCCGCCATGGCGATCCTCGGCTGGCTGATGATCGACGCCCATGGCGGGATCACCGCAGCCGTGGCGAGTGTCCCGCGCGAGGCCTGGACTTTCTCCCTGCCGGGCGAAAGCTGGGTTGCCTGGGCCGAGCTGTGGCTGGTGCCGATAGCCGGGACGATGGTGAGCCAGGAGGCACTGTCGCGCACGCTGGCCGCCCGCTCGCCCGAGGTCGCGCGCAAGGGCGCGCTGACAGGGGCGGCGATCTATCTCGTGGTCGGCCTCGTTCCAGTGAGCTTCGGGCTGTTCGGCCCCTCGCTCGCGCCGATGCTCGGGGTCGATCTGCCCACCGACGAGACCTTCCTGCCCACTCTGGCCGAGGCGCTGTTTCCGGCATGGCTGCACATCGTCTTCACCGGCGCGCTGCTCTCTGCGATCCTGTCCTCGGTCGATTCCGCCCTGCTCGCGGTCTCGGCCGTGGCGACCGAGAGCGGGTATCGCCGCTTCAACCCCGCCGCCTCCCCGCGCACCATGCTCCACGCCGCCCGCGGGGCGACACTGGTGGCGGGCGTGATCGCCGCGCTGGTGGCGGCTTCGGGCGAGTCCTTGCGCGATCTGGTGCTCGATGCCGGCGCCGTCGCGGCGGTGCTCGCGGTGCCGATCATCATGGGGCTGGCCGGGCGCGGAGCGGGAACGCGCGCAGGCATGGCCGCGATCATCGTCCAGGCGACATTGCTGGTGGTGCTCGACTGGTGGCTGGGGATCGAGGGCGCCTTCCTGTGGATGATCGCCGCCGGGTTCGCGAGCTTTGCCGCCGTCACCCTCGCCGCCCGCCGCAGGCCCGAAACCCCCGCCACCCCCGCCTGA